The proteins below come from a single Gossypium raimondii isolate GPD5lz chromosome 2, ASM2569854v1, whole genome shotgun sequence genomic window:
- the LOC105788259 gene encoding uncharacterized protein LOC105788259 has translation MDTRFSHLGFAANYSANAFKILGSSIQVGGNGAAYSTDTDLRLDSPGSSIPCRSTAKGIKRKWSLMDGSIGEQVGSLLSLGLGVSTSSSDSKGSSTTACTTTSSAKEADAESSMDIELDFTLHLGNEKVINPKKSASSNLNGLELQPKVDLELSLSTGPSESEITGVYLSSSPNQSGMEMFIAVDGPPNSDEGSTSCCSKSEIGLPRLQSLPTKATSMLFKEVPRNIDLSSIVPDLSSSMITPTKSSVTCTSGITRQQQPQQRSSSSKVCQVEGCGKGARGASGRCISHGGGRRCQKPGCHKGAEGRTVYCKAHGGGRRCEFLGCTKSAEGRTDFCIAHGGGRRCNHEGCTRAARGKSGLCIRHGGGKRCQKENCTRSAEGLSGLCISHGGGRRCQFIGCTKGAQGSTMFCKAHGGGKRCTFLGCTKGAEGSTPFCKGHGGGKRCAFEGGGVCTKSVHGGTNFCVAHGGGKRCAVHQCTKSARGRTDYCVRHGGGKRCKVEGCGKSAQGSTDFCKAHGGGKRCSWGHPGSEYGNQHSGPCNSFSRGKTGLCALHSGLVQDKRVHGGDTIGPIVHDPKLSKSEKMKEIVTPEVMNVDIMGSGTEATCSGLNQHRVPNPCNSSVEGGFSPFVPEGRVHGGSLMAMLAGGSGLGSGNCEGLAGNPSEPNKSHMAPQKWM, from the coding sequence ATGGACACCAGGTTCTCACACTTGGGTTTTGCTGCTAATTATTCTGCCAATGCCTTCAAGATTTTGGGTAGTTCAATACAAGTTGGAGGAAATGGGGCTGCATACAGCACAGATACTGATCTTCGTCTTGATTCCCCTGGTTCTTCAATCCCTTGCAGGTCCACTGCAAAAGGAATCAAGAGGAAGTGGAGTTTGATGGATGGCTCTATCGGGGAGCAAGTTGGGTCGTTGTTGTCTCTTGGGCTAGGTGTCTCCACAAGTTCCTCAGACAGCAAGGGGAGTTCAACAACTGCTTGCACTACCACATCTTCAGCAAAAGAAGCAGATGCAGAGTCCTCAATGGATATTGAATTGGACTTTACCCTCCATCTTGGGAATGAAAAGGTAATCAACCCCAAGAAATCTGCTAGTTCAAATCTCAATGGACTGGAATTGCAGCCAAAAGTTGACCTGGAGTTAAGTCTCTCCACTGGGCCTTCTGAATCTGAAATCACCGGTGTCTATCTTAGCTCTTCTCCTAATCAGTCGGGTATGGAGATGTTCATAGCTGTTGACGGCCCCCCAAATTCTGATGAAGGATCTACCTCATGTTGCTCGAAATCTGAGATTGGCTTGCCACGATTGCAGAGTTTACCAACAAAAGCAACTAGCATGCTCTTCAAGGAGGTTCCAAGAAACATTGATCTTTCTTCCATTGTTCCAGACCTTTCTTCAAGTATGATCACCCCAACAAAAAGCTCAGTCACCTGCACTTCTGGGATAACACGGCAACAACAGCCACAACAACGCAGCTCTAGTTCAAAGGTATGTCAGGTTGAAGGATGTGGAAAGGGGGCCAGAGGTGCTTCTGGTCGTTGCATATCTCATGGTGGTGGCAGGAGGTGTCAGAAACCTGGCTGCCATAAGGGGGCAGAGGGCCGGACTGTGTACTGCAAGGCCCATGGTGGCGGTCGGCGATGTGAATTTCTTGGTTGCACTAAGAGTGCAGAAGGTCGGACTGATTTCTGTATTGCCCATGGTGGTGGTCGGAGATGTAATCATGAGGGTTGCACTCGAGCTGCCAGAGGTAAATCTGGACTATGTATACGTCATGGTGGTGGCAAGAGAtgtcaaaaagaaaattgcaCGAGGAGTGCTGAAGGCCTCTCAGGACTCTGCATTTCACATGGAGGTGGCCGTAGATGCCAATTTATAGGATGCACAAAAGGGGCACAAGGGAGCACAATGTTCTGCAAGGCGCATGGTGGTGGAAAGCGGTGCACATTTCTAGGGTGTACCAAGGGTGCTGAAGGGAGTACCCCTTTCTGTAAGGGTCATGGAGGGGGGAAAAGATGTGCATTCGAAGGTGGTGGGGTTTGTACTAAGAGTGTGCATGGGGGAACCAACTTTTGTGTAGCACATGGGGGAGGTAAGAGGTGCGCTGTGCATCAATGCACAAAGAGTGCTAGGGGACGCACTGATTATTGTGTTCGCCATGGTGGGGGCAAAAGGTGCAAGGTTGAAGGGTGTGGCAAAAGTGCACAAGGTAGCACAGATTTCTGCAAGGCACATGGTGGAGGGAAGAGATGCTCCTGGGGCCACCCAGGGTCAGAATATGGCAACCAACATTCTGGTCCCTGTAACTCTTTTTCAAGGGGCAAGACGGGTCTCTGTGCACTCCACAGTGGGCTGGTTCAGGATAAGAGGGTTCATGGCGGTGATACAATTGGGCCTATTGTCCATGACCCTAAACTTAGCAAGTCTGAGAAGATGAAAGAGATTGTTACCCCCGAGGTTATGAATGTTGACATCATGGGAAGTGGCACAGAAGCAACTTGTTCGGGTTTGAATCAACATAGAGTTCCAAATCCCTGCAACTCTTCCGTGGAAGGAGGCTTCTCTCCATTTGTTCCTGAAGGTAGGGTGCATGGTGGGAGTTTGATGGCAATGCTTGCAGGTGGTTCTGGTCTTGGTTCAGGCAACTGCGAGGGTTTGGCTGGTAATCCATCAGAGCCAAATAAATCTCATATGGCACCTCAAAAGTGGATGTAA